In Sulfurovum xiamenensis, a genomic segment contains:
- a CDS encoding response regulator translates to MALKVLVVDDDFINRKLIQTLLKKNPKVTEIIEAENGSDALDKMKKDPSINMILLDIMMPVVDGIEFLKIFRSDMNNAHVPVIVLSTDDTRKTEVYDNGANDFLRKPVMQDNLYEKIDQWAN, encoded by the coding sequence ATGGCATTAAAAGTACTTGTTGTTGATGATGACTTCATCAACAGAAAGCTCATACAGACTCTTTTAAAAAAGAATCCAAAAGTAACAGAGATCATAGAGGCAGAAAATGGGTCTGACGCATTAGATAAAATGAAAAAAGATCCTAGTATCAATATGATACTCTTGGATATCATGATGCCAGTTGTGGATGGGATAGAGTTTTTGAAGATCTTTAGATCTGACATGAATAATGCACATGTACCTGTTATTGTACTCTCTACGGATGATACACGTAAAACAGAAGTCTATGATAATGGGGCAAACGACTTCTTGCGTAAACCTGTTATGCAAGATAATCTCTATGAAAAAATAGACCAGTGGGCAAACTAA
- a CDS encoding outer membrane protein assembly factor BamD encodes MNLKKSVLVGMAAAISFLFVGCGDEKEVAEFNKPALYWYQKIANSITSGNLDKADAYYISLKSEHMRSPLMPTSLMMLAHAHMNAEEYLLANYYLDEYNKRFGEYESREYTDFMKLKASFLGIKDVYKDQKLIMDSIATAKVYINRYPGSPYAPLVNTMLIRLHMSQYLLNENIAALYDRTGKEEAAKIYREKNKGSVVEMTDITPPEKGIIGYVFD; translated from the coding sequence ATGAACTTGAAGAAAAGTGTGTTGGTAGGTATGGCTGCAGCGATATCATTTTTATTTGTGGGGTGTGGTGATGAGAAGGAAGTGGCTGAGTTTAATAAACCGGCACTCTATTGGTATCAGAAGATAGCCAACAGTATTACGAGCGGAAACTTGGATAAGGCTGATGCATATTATATATCTCTTAAGAGTGAACATATGCGTTCACCCCTTATGCCGACCTCTTTGATGATGCTTGCTCATGCACATATGAATGCGGAAGAGTACCTGCTTGCAAACTATTATCTTGATGAGTATAACAAACGTTTTGGCGAGTATGAGAGCCGTGAATATACAGACTTCATGAAACTCAAGGCATCATTCTTAGGTATCAAAGATGTCTATAAAGACCAAAAGCTCATTATGGACAGTATCGCTACGGCTAAAGTGTATATCAATCGTTATCCGGGCTCCCCTTATGCACCGCTTGTTAACACTATGCTGATAAGATTACATATGAGTCAATATCTGCTCAATGAAAATATCGCAGCACTCTATGACCGTACAGGCAAAGAAGAGGCAGCCAAGATCTACAGAGAGAAAAACAAAGGCTCTGTGGTTGAAATGACTGATATTACGCCACCTGAAAAAGGCATCATAGGTTATGTCTTCGACTAA
- the nadB gene encoding L-aspartate oxidase, whose amino-acid sequence MQKYDVLIIGAGIAGLYAAMQLPASKKVLVVCKDIPWECNTFYAQGGMTTALNEADIPLHVEDTMAAGSYHNNKEAVEILSRTSLETTPDIISRGMEFDTDESGNLLYTKEAAHSVERIIHAGGDATGRYMHYFMMVQNKHQLQKNTLVYDLLIDNGRCFGVKATVNYEPTTIYADDVIIASGGIGSLYAYNTNSRTVSADIHGICVEKGIELADMEFMQFHPTVFVETPFARKLLLTEALRGEGAHVVDEEGRRFLFDYDERGELASRDIVARGIFNHKRKTGQKAYLDFSMFEEKWFEHRFPNITHTFARLGYKFPKDKIAISPAFHYSNGGIKCDTNGCIDGMEGLYVIGEAARTGVHGANRLASNSLLEGVVFAKRAVDHLLSKEHKAMKTPLFEKDYGNILHKENDKIYKQKLRQVMWDDIGIIRTRKGLHEAKNLIYDMKNKEIGRLLKLRLNTASAIVDAALARKESLGSHYIESL is encoded by the coding sequence ATGCAGAAGTATGATGTATTGATTATAGGTGCAGGTATAGCAGGACTCTATGCAGCCATGCAGCTACCTGCAAGTAAAAAAGTCTTAGTAGTCTGTAAAGACATCCCCTGGGAGTGTAACACGTTTTATGCCCAGGGTGGTATGACAACCGCTTTGAATGAAGCGGATATTCCTCTTCATGTCGAAGATACCATGGCTGCAGGTTCGTATCATAATAATAAAGAGGCTGTGGAGATCCTTTCTCGTACTTCACTGGAGACCACACCTGATATCATTTCCAGAGGAATGGAGTTTGATACAGATGAAAGTGGGAATCTTTTATATACGAAAGAGGCGGCACACTCTGTAGAGCGTATCATCCATGCAGGGGGAGATGCGACGGGACGTTATATGCACTACTTTATGATGGTACAAAACAAACACCAACTTCAGAAAAATACACTGGTCTATGATCTGCTTATAGACAATGGCAGATGTTTTGGAGTCAAAGCAACGGTTAATTATGAACCGACGACTATCTATGCGGATGATGTGATCATCGCTTCTGGAGGTATAGGCTCTCTTTATGCGTATAATACAAACTCCCGTACCGTTAGTGCTGATATTCATGGTATTTGTGTGGAAAAAGGTATAGAACTTGCGGATATGGAATTTATGCAGTTTCACCCTACGGTATTTGTTGAGACCCCTTTTGCAAGAAAACTGTTACTGACTGAAGCACTTAGGGGAGAGGGTGCACATGTAGTGGATGAAGAGGGAAGACGTTTCCTGTTTGATTATGACGAAAGAGGAGAATTGGCCAGTCGTGATATTGTGGCTCGCGGTATTTTCAATCATAAGCGAAAAACGGGACAAAAAGCTTATCTTGATTTTTCCATGTTCGAAGAGAAATGGTTTGAACATCGTTTCCCTAATATCACACATACTTTTGCCAGACTTGGCTATAAATTTCCGAAAGATAAGATCGCTATTTCTCCTGCATTTCACTACTCTAATGGGGGTATTAAATGCGATACCAATGGCTGTATAGACGGTATGGAAGGGCTTTATGTCATAGGTGAAGCCGCTAGAACAGGTGTGCATGGTGCAAATCGTCTTGCATCCAATTCACTGCTTGAAGGGGTGGTCTTTGCGAAACGTGCAGTGGACCATCTGCTTTCCAAAGAGCATAAAGCCATGAAAACACCTCTTTTTGAGAAAGATTACGGTAATATTCTGCACAAAGAAAACGATAAAATCTATAAACAAAAATTGCGTCAAGTGATGTGGGATGATATAGGGATTATCAGGACAAGAAAAGGTTTGCATGAAGCTAAAAATCTCATTTATGATATGAAAAATAAAGAGATAGGCAGATTACTTAAACTTAGACTAAATACTGCTTCTGCCATTGTAGATGCAGCACTTGCGAGAAAAGAGTCTTTGGGCTCGCACTATATAGAGTCTTTATAA
- a CDS encoding PAS domain-containing protein: MNRPDPIDEEYIFEKGLIVSSTDLKGIITYANRKFCEIAGYTKDELVGKNHNIVRHPDMPKAAFKELWDTIQGGKEWTGIVKNLRKDGRYYWVYSHISPIIVDGEITGYTAARRPASETEVTETIPIYRDLLEKESN; this comes from the coding sequence ATGAATAGACCTGATCCAATTGATGAAGAGTATATCTTTGAAAAAGGCTTGATAGTAAGTTCTACAGATCTTAAAGGCATCATTACATACGCGAATAGAAAATTCTGTGAAATAGCAGGATATACCAAAGATGAACTCGTAGGCAAAAATCACAATATCGTCAGACATCCAGATATGCCAAAAGCAGCATTCAAAGAACTTTGGGACACAATACAGGGCGGAAAAGAGTGGACCGGTATCGTAAAGAACCTAAGAAAAGATGGCAGATATTATTGGGTTTATTCACATATTTCACCTATCATCGTTGATGGAGAGATCACTGGTTATACTGCAGCCAGAAGACCGGCATCTGAAACAGAAGTAACAGAGACAATTCCTATATACAGGGATTTATTAGAAAAAGAAAGTAATTAA
- the uvrC gene encoding excinuclease ABC subunit UvrC has translation MQSVIKDLPVSAGVYQYFDTNGKLLYVGKAKNLKNRVKSYWRFSPEFRPNPTQSSRIIKMLYEASRLEYIVVETEEDALILENSLIKQLKPKYNILLRDDKTYPYIYIDESVAYPRFEITRKVIKGKNITYYGPFPTGGKALLDALYEVYPLVQKKSCLKEGKACLFYQIKKCLAPCEGKVSPEAYGEIVTQAKTSIVKRKDLLSALEEKMTNLAMQERYEEAAAMRDSINAISSLTISSNIDFANAMDLDIFAILNGDEKGVIVKLFMRGGKIISSSYSYFRHTHIFDENEAYKQALLEFYTIDTPNISKQILTAHTFEDSEQVAHSLSARFNKKIEILTPQRGPKAKLISLALQNCEELLRKTQSDTLMEQKIADLFDLSVIPYRVETFDNSHLMGAATVGGMVVWDENKWDKTAYRRYILHERDEYGQMKEMLSRRIEKFKEEPAPDLWILDGGQANLNLAKKLLKEAHVNLDVIAIAKEKLDAKAHRAKGAAKDILYTSHGVLELKANDKRLHWIQRQRDEAHRYAITYHQNKKRKEDTQISLLNKKGIGKATLKKLIDYFGTFEAIENASYEEIEKVTNKKISNIIKNYNP, from the coding sequence ATGCAATCAGTAATCAAAGATCTACCCGTCTCTGCAGGCGTTTACCAGTATTTTGACACAAACGGCAAACTGCTCTATGTAGGAAAAGCCAAAAACCTTAAAAACAGGGTCAAAAGCTATTGGCGTTTTTCTCCTGAATTCAGACCCAATCCTACGCAAAGTTCTCGCATCATCAAAATGCTCTATGAAGCCAGTAGACTTGAGTATATCGTAGTTGAAACAGAAGAGGATGCACTCATCCTGGAAAACTCGCTGATCAAGCAGCTCAAACCCAAATACAACATTTTACTTCGTGATGATAAAACCTACCCCTACATATATATCGATGAATCTGTCGCATATCCCAGATTTGAGATTACTAGAAAGGTCATCAAAGGAAAAAATATTACCTACTATGGCCCTTTCCCTACCGGTGGGAAAGCCTTGCTTGATGCACTCTATGAGGTCTATCCGCTTGTACAAAAAAAGTCTTGTTTAAAAGAAGGAAAAGCCTGTCTTTTCTACCAGATCAAAAAGTGTCTGGCACCCTGTGAAGGAAAAGTATCACCTGAAGCCTATGGAGAGATCGTCACGCAGGCCAAAACATCCATTGTCAAACGTAAAGATCTACTCTCTGCCCTTGAAGAGAAGATGACAAACCTTGCTATGCAAGAACGTTATGAGGAAGCAGCGGCTATGCGCGACAGCATCAATGCTATCTCTTCACTCACCATCTCATCGAACATCGATTTTGCAAATGCAATGGACCTTGATATCTTTGCCATACTTAATGGTGATGAAAAAGGAGTGATCGTCAAACTCTTTATGCGCGGAGGAAAGATCATCTCATCCTCATACTCCTACTTCAGACATACACATATTTTTGATGAGAATGAAGCCTACAAACAAGCTTTATTGGAATTCTATACCATCGATACCCCTAATATAAGCAAACAGATCCTTACGGCCCATACCTTTGAAGACTCAGAACAGGTGGCACACAGTCTCTCTGCCCGCTTTAACAAAAAAATAGAGATACTTACCCCTCAACGCGGCCCTAAAGCCAAACTGATCTCTCTAGCCCTGCAGAACTGCGAAGAATTATTGCGTAAAACGCAAAGCGATACGCTCATGGAACAAAAAATAGCAGACCTCTTTGACCTTTCTGTCATTCCTTACCGTGTAGAAACTTTTGATAACTCTCATCTTATGGGAGCTGCTACCGTGGGTGGTATGGTAGTCTGGGATGAAAACAAATGGGATAAAACAGCATACCGACGATACATCCTGCATGAACGTGATGAGTATGGACAGATGAAAGAGATGCTCTCCAGACGGATAGAGAAGTTCAAAGAAGAACCTGCTCCAGACCTATGGATACTTGATGGAGGACAAGCCAATCTCAATCTTGCAAAAAAACTTCTAAAAGAAGCCCATGTCAATCTTGATGTCATAGCTATAGCCAAAGAGAAGCTCGATGCCAAAGCACACCGTGCGAAAGGTGCGGCCAAGGACATCCTTTATACCTCCCATGGTGTTCTTGAGCTCAAAGCAAATGACAAACGTCTGCACTGGATACAGCGCCAAAGAGATGAAGCACACCGTTATGCCATCACCTACCACCAAAACAAAAAACGTAAAGAGGATACACAAATCTCACTTCTGAATAAAAAAGGCATAGGTAAAGCAACCCTCAAAAAGTTGATCGACTATTTCGGAACATTTGAAGCCATAGAGAATGCATCTTACGAAGAAATAGAAAAAGTTACGAATAAAAAAATCTCTAACATTATTAAAAATTATAATCCATAA
- a CDS encoding ATP-binding protein, whose amino-acid sequence MTIRNRLKLIGLVPISLLILLSSYFFVTSYVNYEKANALKTTLINNGALDKSLIEIGKENGLTALYLGSDKKMYADALIKQREKLDESFENLKYEIITDKKVYLPFLVELLEGGAAKALDPYTLLVANIDKLPEARKKIDAENVDFKTTFFQTYRNGLSTPTLDKILILKKYALDTDISGLIDTLTQIYTAQEYSGLERGFIAYYMAKRSSLSFEEIALWDEFKTKAHIFDLKQVNNDALRTQLEKVLYNDHAKEVMNDLALTSSAIQTDIDNGDYAEEVMDWFALQTQKIALLSKAELVVSNALWKKSNLYLDKQLLLLAIAGAIWLLSFILAYLGYTTARDITRNIKELEDVLNKAVEEMKASDQYLASDSHAIENIDLDTHEGTKEAYKFLEDLVETAKDDKLIALQANEAKSLFLANMSHEIRTPLNGIVGFTEILRSTNLTEEQEEFLSIIDKSSENLLSIINNILDLSKIESNKVEIESIVFDAAEEFESAVETYAVAATEKNIDMNYYMDPTISAKLKGDPTKIKEIVINLLSNAVKFTSYGGEVNLDIVKETDENGVNRVKFSVRDNGIGMTKDQQSRIFDAFSQADVSVTRKYGGTGLGLTISSQFVELMGGKLELESAKDYGTTFFFSLPLEEVASTEVNYENAFTDLVLGKYEQDVPTKLDKNLEKWFEYFGPTVKHFESIAELKELDYNDTCKNYWIDIDKARQNMLDAIENMDKSKLIVIANVTSRNKVEALGIDQSNVLFKPVTLSKLKTVLNNTATIAPQRIEEAAAVQQTRFDAKVLVTEDNIINQKLIRRILEEHGITVDIANNGLESFEKRRSGDYDLLFMDIQMPVMDGIEATHEILDYEEDEELAHIPIVALTANALKGDRERFLAEGMDEYITKPIETTELLYILNKFLSDKATSETAETTKTEETVVKVSEESITPAVEISDEPELTLEEPAVENIETPKKAKILIAKKLLLARRVLAKVLENLGHDYDTLDDIEMLENTLASGDYDILFTDTDLVTESISHSNGNVAIISSSNTNALQEVNVQKGETISSTASKEEIENIITKYRG is encoded by the coding sequence ATGACTATACGTAATAGACTCAAACTTATTGGTCTGGTACCAATTTCTCTACTCATTCTACTATCAAGTTATTTCTTTGTAACTTCATATGTAAACTATGAAAAGGCTAATGCACTGAAAACGACATTGATCAACAATGGTGCTTTGGACAAATCACTTATCGAAATCGGTAAAGAGAACGGATTAACAGCCTTATATCTTGGAAGCGATAAGAAAATGTATGCGGACGCACTTATCAAACAACGTGAGAAACTAGATGAGTCTTTTGAAAACCTCAAATATGAAATCATCACAGACAAAAAGGTATACCTTCCATTCTTAGTTGAACTATTAGAAGGAGGGGCGGCAAAAGCATTAGACCCTTATACACTGCTAGTAGCCAATATAGATAAACTTCCCGAAGCCAGAAAAAAGATAGATGCTGAAAATGTAGATTTTAAAACGACGTTTTTTCAAACCTATAGAAACGGTCTATCTACACCAACGCTTGACAAGATCCTGATACTTAAGAAGTATGCACTTGATACAGATATTTCAGGACTGATCGATACACTTACACAAATTTATACAGCTCAAGAGTACAGTGGACTTGAAAGAGGATTTATTGCATATTATATGGCAAAAAGATCTTCTCTCTCATTTGAGGAAATTGCATTATGGGATGAATTCAAAACAAAAGCACATATTTTTGATCTCAAACAGGTAAACAATGATGCATTGCGTACACAACTGGAAAAAGTCCTCTATAACGATCATGCCAAAGAAGTGATGAATGACCTGGCTCTGACATCATCTGCGATCCAGACAGATATCGATAACGGTGACTATGCAGAAGAAGTTATGGACTGGTTTGCATTGCAGACACAGAAGATCGCACTGCTTTCAAAAGCAGAACTCGTGGTTTCAAATGCTCTATGGAAAAAAAGTAACCTCTATCTTGATAAACAACTTTTGCTTCTTGCTATCGCAGGCGCTATCTGGTTGCTGAGTTTTATTTTGGCCTACCTGGGGTACACAACAGCAAGAGATATTACAAGAAACATTAAAGAGCTTGAAGACGTATTGAACAAAGCGGTTGAAGAGATGAAAGCCAGTGATCAATACCTTGCATCAGATTCACATGCGATTGAAAATATCGACCTTGATACGCATGAAGGTACAAAAGAAGCCTATAAATTCCTTGAGGACCTTGTTGAAACAGCAAAAGATGATAAACTTATTGCCCTCCAGGCCAATGAAGCAAAATCACTTTTCCTCGCAAACATGTCACATGAGATTCGTACACCTCTGAACGGTATTGTTGGATTTACAGAGATCTTACGTAGTACGAATCTTACTGAAGAACAAGAAGAGTTTCTTTCAATTATTGATAAAAGTTCTGAAAACCTTCTTAGTATTATCAATAACATTCTCGACCTTTCAAAAATTGAAAGTAACAAGGTCGAGATTGAAAGTATCGTATTTGATGCAGCTGAAGAGTTTGAGAGTGCAGTTGAGACCTATGCAGTTGCAGCAACAGAGAAAAATATTGACATGAACTACTACATGGATCCAACGATTTCTGCAAAACTCAAAGGGGATCCGACGAAGATCAAAGAGATTGTGATTAACCTTCTTTCCAATGCCGTTAAGTTTACAAGTTACGGTGGAGAAGTCAATCTTGATATTGTCAAAGAGACAGATGAAAATGGTGTGAATAGAGTGAAGTTCAGTGTTAGAGATAACGGTATTGGTATGACTAAAGACCAACAATCTCGTATTTTTGATGCCTTCTCTCAGGCCGATGTATCGGTCACAAGAAAGTATGGTGGTACAGGTCTTGGTTTGACTATTTCTAGTCAATTCGTTGAACTTATGGGTGGAAAACTTGAACTTGAAAGTGCTAAAGACTACGGTACAACATTCTTCTTCTCACTACCATTAGAAGAGGTTGCATCGACTGAGGTAAACTATGAAAATGCATTCACCGATCTTGTCCTAGGTAAATATGAGCAGGATGTTCCGACAAAACTAGACAAAAATCTAGAAAAATGGTTTGAATACTTTGGACCAACTGTCAAACATTTTGAATCCATAGCTGAACTCAAAGAGCTTGATTATAATGATACCTGTAAGAACTACTGGATCGATATTGACAAAGCAAGACAAAACATGCTTGATGCTATTGAAAATATGGATAAATCGAAACTCATTGTGATTGCCAATGTTACAAGCCGTAATAAGGTTGAAGCACTGGGTATTGATCAAAGCAATGTTCTCTTTAAGCCGGTTACACTCAGTAAACTAAAAACTGTCTTGAACAATACTGCGACTATCGCGCCTCAGCGTATTGAAGAAGCAGCAGCAGTACAACAGACCAGATTTGATGCTAAAGTATTAGTGACAGAAGACAATATTATTAACCAGAAACTTATTAGACGTATACTTGAAGAGCATGGGATTACCGTGGATATCGCAAATAACGGTCTTGAATCCTTTGAAAAACGTAGAAGTGGTGATTATGACCTCCTCTTTATGGATATTCAAATGCCTGTGATGGATGGTATTGAAGCGACACATGAGATCCTTGACTATGAAGAGGATGAAGAGTTAGCACATATCCCGATCGTAGCTTTAACAGCCAATGCCCTTAAAGGTGACAGAGAGCGATTCTTGGCTGAAGGTATGGATGAGTATATCACTAAACCTATTGAAACGACTGAACTACTTTATATCCTAAACAAGTTCTTATCAGACAAAGCAACTAGTGAAACTGCAGAAACTACCAAAACAGAAGAAACAGTGGTTAAAGTATCTGAAGAGAGTATCACTCCAGCAGTTGAGATCTCTGATGAACCAGAACTTACGCTTGAAGAGCCTGCGGTAGAGAACATTGAAACACCTAAAAAAGCAAAGATCCTGATTGCTAAAAAATTATTGCTGGCTCGTAGAGTTTTAGCAAAAGTTTTGGAAAATCTAGGACATGACTATGATACATTGGATGATATAGAGATGTTAGAGAACACATTGGCATCAGGCGACTATGATATACTCTTTACTGATACAGACCTAGTTACAGAGAGTATCAGCCACTCTAATGGAAATGTAGCTATAATTTCATCAAGCAATACAAATGCTCTTCAAGAAGTCAATGTACAAAAGGGTGAAACCATCTCAAGTACTGCTTCTAAAGAAGAGATAGAAAACATAATCACAAAGTATAGAGGATAA
- the lon gene encoding endopeptidase La, with translation MQLSDYDAFPTTLPIVVEDELFLYPFMISPIFLTDQKDIDAAADAMENNSLLFVTSSMPGKEGTHDFDTMYKVGVIGSIMRKVHIPDGRVKILFQGLARGKIVEPQEGPFNRAVIDVVTLESYNKLKADALMDILRDKVKKLSALNSQIPADLVRTIEENDEPNRIADLVSSMLKLDKEVAYVLYVEMNIEKRLLGLIDIVTSQIESAKVQREIRTKVHSKIEQTNKEYFLKEQLKEIQQELGMDTQREEEIANFREKIAELKPHMQEDAFKEISKQLDRFARMHPDSADANVLQSYLEWVLELPFGKLTKKNLSVKDVSLELDKDHYSLEKPKERIVEFFSVRELAELRGIKQKETGGVILCFAGPPGVGKTSLANSIATALGRPLVRMALGGLEDVNELRGHRRTYVGAMPGRLVQGLIEAKSMDPVIVLDEIDKVGRSMRGDPTAALLEILDPEQNSKYRDYYLNFNIDLSKAIFIATANDVGRIPAPLRDRMEFIGLNSYTPKEKFEIAKRYLIPQELKKHALKSREFSITDKALKTLIDEYTREAGVRNLRRRIAGLMRKGARQLLEDKTIESISITRKNLEKFTDKKVFEISQVDSKPQVGIVSGLAWTAVGGDVLTIEAIKIKGKGALQLTGSLGDVMKESVRIAHSVVKILIDSGELPISPSIIPHSAKEREERIAVDPSEVYKRYDLHIHVPEGATPKDGPSAGIAMVSAIASILSGQKIDNKVAMTGEVTLTGKVLPIGGLKEKLIAAYKAGVEKALIPMKNYERDLDDIPDEVKNNVKVIGVSRIEEVLKEIFVK, from the coding sequence ATGCAACTCAGTGATTATGATGCATTTCCGACTACCTTACCTATAGTGGTTGAGGATGAACTTTTCCTCTACCCATTTATGATAAGTCCCATCTTTCTTACAGACCAAAAAGATATCGATGCGGCAGCTGATGCGATGGAAAATAACTCATTACTCTTTGTGACTTCTTCTATGCCTGGTAAAGAGGGTACACATGATTTTGATACCATGTATAAAGTAGGGGTGATCGGATCGATCATGAGAAAAGTACATATACCTGATGGCAGGGTCAAGATACTTTTCCAGGGACTTGCCCGTGGAAAGATCGTTGAACCTCAAGAAGGTCCTTTTAACCGTGCTGTGATAGATGTGGTCACGTTAGAGAGTTATAATAAGCTCAAAGCAGATGCTTTGATGGATATTCTTAGAGACAAGGTAAAAAAACTTTCTGCTCTGAACAGTCAAATACCTGCGGATCTTGTACGTACCATAGAGGAGAATGATGAGCCGAACCGTATCGCAGACTTGGTCTCTTCTATGTTGAAACTGGATAAAGAAGTTGCGTATGTCCTTTATGTGGAGATGAATATAGAAAAACGTCTCTTGGGGCTCATTGACATCGTAACCTCTCAGATAGAATCTGCAAAGGTACAGCGTGAGATACGTACAAAAGTGCATTCGAAGATAGAACAGACCAATAAAGAGTATTTCCTTAAAGAACAGCTAAAAGAGATACAGCAAGAGTTGGGCATGGATACGCAAAGGGAAGAGGAGATCGCTAACTTTAGAGAAAAAATAGCAGAACTCAAACCCCACATGCAAGAGGATGCGTTTAAAGAGATCAGCAAACAGTTAGACCGTTTTGCCCGTATGCATCCTGACTCTGCTGATGCCAATGTACTTCAGAGTTATCTGGAATGGGTACTTGAACTACCATTTGGAAAGTTGACCAAGAAAAATCTCAGTGTGAAAGATGTGTCACTTGAGCTCGATAAAGACCATTACTCTTTGGAAAAACCAAAAGAGCGTATCGTTGAGTTTTTCTCCGTTCGTGAATTGGCAGAGCTTAGAGGTATCAAACAAAAAGAGACTGGAGGTGTCATACTCTGTTTTGCAGGACCTCCGGGTGTAGGTAAAACTTCACTCGCCAACTCCATCGCTACGGCATTGGGAAGGCCTCTTGTGCGCATGGCGCTTGGTGGACTTGAAGATGTTAATGAACTGAGAGGACACCGAAGAACCTATGTAGGAGCAATGCCTGGACGTTTAGTGCAGGGATTGATAGAAGCCAAAAGCATGGACCCGGTCATCGTACTTGATGAGATAGATAAAGTAGGACGCAGCATGAGAGGTGACCCTACTGCAGCGCTGCTTGAGATACTTGACCCGGAGCAAAACAGTAAGTATAGAGATTATTATCTCAATTTCAACATTGATCTGAGTAAAGCTATTTTTATTGCGACTGCAAATGACGTGGGACGTATACCTGCACCACTGCGTGACAGGATGGAGTTTATAGGGTTGAACTCCTATACACCTAAAGAGAAGTTTGAGATCGCAAAGCGCTATCTCATACCTCAGGAACTGAAAAAACATGCGTTAAAGAGTAGAGAGTTTTCCATTACAGATAAAGCACTAAAAACACTGATAGATGAATATACTAGAGAAGCTGGGGTACGGAATTTACGCCGTAGGATTGCCGGCTTAATGAGAAAAGGTGCAAGACAACTACTAGAAGATAAAACAATAGAGTCGATAAGCATCACAAGAAAGAACCTGGAGAAGTTTACAGACAAAAAAGTCTTCGAGATATCGCAAGTAGACAGTAAGCCTCAAGTCGGAATTGTCAGTGGTTTGGCTTGGACAGCGGTGGGGGGAGATGTTTTAACCATTGAAGCGATTAAGATCAAAGGTAAGGGAGCATTACAGCTTACCGGTAGTTTAGGTGATGTGATGAAAGAGTCTGTGCGTATCGCACATTCTGTTGTGAAGATACTAATAGACAGTGGTGAACTTCCTATCTCACCTTCAATCATTCCTCATAGTGCAAAAGAGAGAGAAGAGCGTATCGCAGTGGATCCAAGTGAAGTCTATAAGCGTTATGACCTTCATATCCATGTACCTGAAGGAGCAACGCCGAAAGATGGCCCAAGTGCGGGTATCGCCATGGTAAGTGCCATCGCTTCCATCTTAAGCGGACAAAAGATAGACAATAAAGTCGCTATGACCGGTGAAGTCACACTGACAGGAAAAGTATTGCCTATCGGCGGGCTCAAAGAGAAATTGATCGCTGCATACAAAGCAGGAGTTGAAAAGGCGCTTATTCCAATGAAGAACTATGAACGTGATCTAGATGATATTCCTGATGAAGTAAAGAATAACGTAAAAGTTATCGGGGTGTCTCGTATTGAAGAAGTATTGAAAGAGATATTTGTAAAATAA